In the genome of Triticum urartu cultivar G1812 chromosome 5, Tu2.1, whole genome shotgun sequence, one region contains:
- the LOC125507289 gene encoding cation/calcium exchanger 1-like: protein MAFLQRMYKSRRNAAAVTASASFLLLLLVVICLSLRTQHGGTFFFGSGAGGREPGSCEAELQALEGRAARCRYLRSSSHPPCAPTGYVDYLALFYCACGEDEEGLWWWSPWLGGAAIAFWLLLLFYLLGDTASEYFCASLEGLSAALRLPPAVAGVTLLSLGNGAPDVLSSVVAFASDGGEAGDVGLSGALGGALFVSTVVAGVVAIVAARRGGAVIERSGFVRDVCFLLVALCYLLAVLVAGTVTVWAAACFLSLYAAYVLLVSTSHCCSAAADDDSTKTMKPSDDLAAPLLLPVTVSSKQPPRTFASGLLAAVHAPLYLPRRLTIPDIAGHRWSRPYAITSALLGPLLLAVVTSPTSPTALLAGTLTGTLLAIAAAATTDAAAPPHGRYARLVWLSGGFLMSILWSYLLARELVALLVSTGIIVGVPASVLGVTVLAWGNSLGDMVADVAMATQDGAAGAQTAVAGCYAGPAFNTVVGLGLSMALAAGARYPEPYRIPVDAATYVTVAFLVGGLAWALVVLPARGMRLDVTLGAGLLAVYLCFIAVRVADAVGVLSLDSLLPRQ, encoded by the coding sequence ATGGCTTTCTTGCAGAGGATGTACAAGAGCAGGCGCAATGCCGCCGCCGTGACCGCGAGCGCCTCCTTCCTGCTGCTCCTGCTCGTCGTCATATGCCTTTCCCTGCGCACGCAGCACGGCGGGACCTTCTTCTTCGGCTCGGGCGCCGGAGGGCGGGAGCCGGGGAGCTGCGAGGCGGAGCTGCAGGCGCTGGAGGGCCGCGCCGCGCGGTGCCGGTACCTCCGGTCGTCGTCCCACCCGCCGTGCGCGCCGACCGGGTACGTCGACTACCTCGCGCTCTTCTACTGCGCGTGCGGGGAGGACGAGGAGGGGCTCTGGTGGTGGTCGCCGTGGCTGGGCGGCGCGGCGATCGCGTTCTGGCTGCTCCTTCTCTTCTACCTCCTCGGCGACACCGCCTCCGAGTACTTCTGCGCCTCGCTGGAGGGCCTCTCTGCCGCGCTCCGCCTGCCGCCCGCCGTGGCCGGGGTCACGCTGCTCTCGCTCGGCAACGGCGCGCCCGACGTGCTCTCCAGCGTCGTGGCGTTCGCGTCCGACGGCGGGGAGGCGGGGGACGTGGGGCTCAGCGGCGCGCTCGGCGGCGCGCTGTTCGTGTCCACCGTCGTCGCCGGCGTGGTCGCCAtcgtcgccgctcgccgcggTGGCGCCGTCATTGAGCGGAGCGGGTTCGTGCGCGACGTGTGCTTTCTTCTCGTCGCGCTCTGCTACCTCCTCGCCGTGCTGGTCGCCGGCACGGTCACGGTGTGGGCGGCCGCGTGCTTCCTCTCCCTCTACGCCGCCTACGTCCTCCTCGTCTCGACGTCGCACTgctgctccgccgccgccgacgacgacAGCACAAAGACAATGAAGCCTTCCGATGACCTCGCCGCCCCGCTCCTCCTCCCGGTCACCGTATCCTCCAAGCAGCCACCAAGGACCTTCGCCAGCGGCCTCTTGGCCGCAGTCCACGCGCCGCTCTACCTCCCGCGCCGCCTCACCATCCCGGACATCGCCGGGCACCGCTGGTCCAGGCCGTATGCCATCACGTCAGCGCTCCTCGGCCCTCTCCTCCTCGCCGTAGTCACCTCCCCGACCAGCCCGACCGCGCTCCTCGCCGGCACCCTCACCGGCACGCTCCTCGCCATCGCCGCGGCCGCGACCACGGACGCCGCGGCACCACCACACGGCCGGTACGCCCGCCTCGTGTGGCTCAGCGGCGGGTTCCTCATGTCCATCCTCTGGTCCTACCTCCTGGCCCGGGAGCTCGTGGCCCTCCTCGTGTCCACCGGCATCATCGTCGGCGTCCCCGCGAGCGTGCTGGGGGTCACCGTGCTCGCGTGGGGCAACTCCCTCGGCGACATGGTCGCGGACGTGGCGATGGCGACGCAGGACGGCGCGGCGGGCGCCCAGACGGCCGTGGCGGGGTGCTACGCCGGGCCGGCGTTCAACACGGTGGTGGGGCTGGGGCTGTCGATGGCACTGGCGGCGGGGGCGCGGTACCCGGAGCCGTACAGGATCCCGGTGGATGCGGCGACGTACGTGACGGTGGCGTTCCTGGTGGGCGGGCTGGCGTGGGCGTTGGTGGTGCTGCCGGCGAGGGGGATGAGGCTGGACGTCACGCTCGGTGCCGGGCTGCTCGCCGTGTACCTCTGCTTCATCGCCGTCCGGGTCGCCGACGCCGTCGGCGTCCTCAGCCTAGATTCTCTCCTACCGAGACAGTGA